Proteins from a genomic interval of Paenibacillus sp. RC334:
- a CDS encoding acyl-CoA dehydrogenase family protein, whose translation MSTLSKVVQLTAEEQKLLQNATELVPLLMEYGTKIDKDMHIPEEIIEKVSSAGLFKLRTPKKYGGYEVSIQAMIEIVSEVARGNGSVGWVVQNINGNNYSSSQLLPTEVVDKIFKQEKEVKFCSVLQAIKAVVKKVDGGYLVEYGRWAFGSGSKHATHALLNLKDASAMQQDPKMKLAVVPMDEIKIIDDWHTMSLKGSASNSLEMNYVFIPNEYVADENFEEVDETRLQHLQGEDRYKHYLFLITSITTGISTILGLARGAVEHFIERAPNKGIAMTIHRSQAEVGHIQYKVGLAAMKVESAHLHINRSIDILEDYVQRGELLSQEDFVQIQTDIGYAAMLCSEAVEMLMVESGGSAILDSNRLSQIFRDIRGGANHAFTTASTCLELYGRVLLGLPPQHIVTISSAHLVRNQSVQQEQAY comes from the coding sequence TTGTCAACCTTAAGTAAAGTAGTTCAACTTACCGCTGAAGAGCAAAAACTTCTCCAGAATGCGACGGAATTAGTTCCATTGCTAATGGAATATGGAACAAAAATTGATAAAGACATGCATATACCCGAAGAGATTATTGAAAAAGTTTCAAGTGCAGGACTCTTCAAGCTTAGAACACCGAAAAAATACGGTGGATATGAAGTGAGTATTCAAGCCATGATTGAAATTGTTTCAGAAGTGGCAAGAGGAAATGGCTCCGTGGGTTGGGTGGTTCAAAATATAAATGGAAATAACTATAGTTCATCGCAGCTACTGCCCACAGAAGTTGTTGATAAGATTTTTAAACAAGAAAAAGAGGTGAAATTTTGTTCGGTACTACAAGCCATTAAAGCTGTTGTGAAGAAGGTGGATGGAGGCTATTTGGTTGAGTATGGTCGTTGGGCATTTGGTTCTGGGTCAAAGCATGCAACCCATGCATTGTTAAATTTAAAAGATGCTAGTGCGATGCAACAAGACCCTAAAATGAAGCTGGCCGTTGTTCCAATGGATGAAATTAAAATTATCGATGATTGGCATACGATGAGTTTAAAAGGGTCGGCAAGTAATAGCTTAGAAATGAATTATGTCTTTATTCCCAATGAATATGTTGCTGACGAAAATTTCGAGGAAGTGGATGAGACTAGGTTACAGCATTTACAGGGGGAAGATCGATATAAGCATTATTTATTTCTGATTACCAGCATTACAACAGGTATAAGCACTATTCTTGGGCTTGCAAGAGGGGCAGTGGAGCACTTTATTGAAAGGGCACCTAACAAGGGAATAGCCATGACCATTCACAGATCGCAGGCAGAAGTTGGACATATTCAGTACAAAGTAGGGCTGGCAGCTATGAAGGTTGAATCCGCACATCTTCATATCAATCGATCCATCGACATTCTAGAGGATTATGTACAACGTGGGGAACTATTAAGTCAGGAAGATTTTGTACAAATCCAAACGGATATTGGGTATGCTGCTATGTTGTGTTCGGAAGCAGTTGAAATGCTAATGGTAGAAAGCGGCGGTAGCGCAATTCTGGATTCGAACCGATTATCGCAAATATTCCGTGACATTAGAGGCGGAGCTAACCATGCGTTTACCACAGCTTCTACCTGTCTGGAGCTATACGGGAGAGTACTTTTGGGATTACCGCCACAGCATATTGTAACAATAAGCAGTGCGCATTTAGTAAGAAATCAATCTGTTCAGCAGGAGCAAGCATACTAA
- a CDS encoding helix-turn-helix domain-containing protein: MNKKADGFEGEKLYVLPPYMLDKLKLNPLTRNLYITDIGCFSHARHHFRERTHGCDSHIFIYCASGKGWVRTEDNITICMTERSFAYIPRDMPHAYGANDEDPWTIYWFHLQGDQMDDFMVLFDPFKTYVTMAASDEVKLLELFHQCYDLLLNKPYSIIHLVQVSQTVRYLLSFVLSVAFRKEDSTYQSHVDKATRYMSEQLESTVSLEGLSRHVQVSKQHLNLIFKQSTGYSPVDYYLRMKIQRASQLLDLTNASIKEISIQLGFRDPYYFSRLFKKIMGCSPLEYRNNLKG; encoded by the coding sequence ATGAATAAGAAAGCTGATGGATTTGAAGGTGAAAAGTTATATGTCCTTCCACCCTATATGTTGGATAAATTAAAATTGAATCCGCTTACACGCAATCTATATATTACGGATATAGGCTGCTTTAGCCATGCCCGCCATCATTTTCGCGAAAGAACGCATGGCTGTGACTCTCATATATTCATTTATTGTGCCAGCGGAAAAGGTTGGGTACGAACGGAGGATAACATAACCATTTGCATGACGGAGCGAAGCTTTGCTTACATTCCCAGGGACATGCCGCATGCTTATGGGGCTAACGATGAAGATCCTTGGACGATTTACTGGTTTCATCTCCAAGGGGACCAAATGGACGATTTCATGGTATTGTTTGACCCTTTTAAAACGTATGTTACGATGGCAGCCAGTGATGAAGTCAAACTACTGGAGCTATTTCATCAGTGTTACGACCTTTTATTGAACAAACCATACTCCATTATACATTTAGTTCAAGTGTCGCAAACTGTTCGTTATCTGCTGAGTTTTGTTTTATCTGTTGCATTTCGCAAGGAAGACAGTACGTACCAGAGCCATGTTGATAAGGCAACACGTTATATGAGCGAACAATTGGAATCCACCGTTTCGTTGGAGGGGCTTAGTCGACATGTTCAGGTATCCAAGCAGCATTTGAACTTGATATTCAAGCAATCAACCGGCTACTCTCCTGTCGATTACTATTTAAGAATGAAGATACAGAGGGCCAGTCAGCTTTTGGACTTAACTAATGCTTCTATTAAAGAGATTAGCATACAACTCGGTTTTAGGGACCCGTACTACTTCTCCAGACTGTTCAAAAAAATAATGGGCTGCTCTCCTTTGGAATACCGAAATAATTTGAAGGGTTGA
- a CDS encoding beta-galactosidase: MRNYRITVTDDLKHIVKGHIELGGTNPKGEEIGFTNYFMEKDGEPFFGICGEFHYARYDERYWEDEMIKIKMGGVNIIATYIFWNLHEEVEGVFNWSGNKNLRRFIELCGKHQLYVMIRIGPFNHGEIRNGGMPDWLFGRPFEVRSNDEGYLFYTRRMYNEIGTQVKGLLYKEGGPIIGTQIENEHNHSSAQWALTVGINDMWLNSGSDGNSHMLKLKEIALEAGIDTPIYTCTGWGGATTPVPDMLTLWGGYAYWPWIYYEEGRLEGMDEHPATPEYIFRDKHNNKIPKSYNFEPQYAPEDYPYACCEMGGGMVQFYKYRFAFPYRSVPAMTVMKVAEGCNLIGYYMYHGGSNPRGKVNPFTNDLATPKISYDFNAMIGEFGQVRESYQRTKIQHYFFSTFQKQFSLTKTILPGDTSQMDPYDVDTLRYAVRSSAGSGYLFLNNFQDHVENDDLCDFKVSIELPEETIVIPSQGELALGRESFAILPFNLDLDGMKLKYATAQLITRIEEAGEVYYFFFVPEGMTGTYAMESKDMISATIDKGSIDQMDGNTIIKVAEEEDNLIHLVSESGKKVTIYTMTDEQSLKFWKVNLQGRDRVMLTSANVLVSGAEIRLESTDQEMVSLSVFPDFDASITSISGGELLEITENNLFKTYRLRAPKKEIQFYLKRVNDDKLTLDFEINAFDGIKEALLRIDYTGDIGYAFIDGELIHDNFCNHTTWEMGLKPFEHRLMEQGMYVYVSPIRKGKVLNSNTTMAGWKETTEERIVDIGSVSIVPVYEIKITM; this comes from the coding sequence ATGAGAAACTATCGAATTACGGTCACAGACGATCTAAAGCATATTGTTAAAGGACATATCGAACTTGGCGGGACCAATCCAAAAGGAGAGGAGATCGGATTCACCAACTATTTTATGGAGAAGGATGGAGAGCCCTTTTTCGGCATTTGTGGTGAATTCCATTATGCCCGTTACGATGAACGCTATTGGGAAGATGAAATGATTAAAATAAAAATGGGCGGCGTAAACATCATTGCAACTTATATTTTTTGGAACCTGCATGAAGAAGTTGAAGGCGTTTTTAATTGGAGTGGGAACAAAAATCTTCGCCGTTTCATCGAGTTGTGTGGCAAGCATCAGCTATACGTCATGATTCGAATTGGACCCTTCAATCATGGGGAAATCCGAAACGGCGGTATGCCGGATTGGTTATTCGGTCGGCCCTTTGAGGTTCGTTCTAATGATGAGGGGTATCTGTTCTATACAAGAAGAATGTATAACGAAATCGGTACCCAGGTTAAAGGATTGTTATACAAGGAGGGGGGACCGATCATCGGCACCCAAATCGAAAACGAGCATAATCATTCATCTGCTCAGTGGGCATTGACTGTAGGGATTAATGATATGTGGTTAAACAGTGGAAGTGACGGTAATTCGCATATGTTAAAACTTAAAGAAATAGCTCTGGAAGCGGGGATTGATACTCCGATCTATACGTGCACAGGATGGGGAGGAGCCACAACGCCTGTACCTGATATGCTGACCTTGTGGGGCGGGTATGCCTACTGGCCATGGATATACTACGAAGAGGGACGTCTGGAGGGGATGGACGAGCATCCTGCGACACCGGAATACATTTTCCGAGACAAGCATAATAACAAGATTCCGAAGAGCTACAATTTTGAGCCCCAATACGCCCCGGAAGACTATCCGTACGCTTGCTGCGAGATGGGTGGCGGCATGGTTCAGTTTTATAAATACCGGTTTGCCTTTCCCTATCGTAGTGTTCCAGCGATGACTGTCATGAAGGTTGCAGAAGGCTGTAACCTGATCGGATACTACATGTATCATGGGGGTTCGAATCCTCGGGGTAAGGTTAACCCGTTCACAAATGATCTGGCTACACCTAAAATATCCTATGATTTTAATGCCATGATCGGCGAATTCGGTCAAGTAAGGGAATCATACCAAAGAACAAAGATACAGCATTATTTTTTTTCAACCTTCCAAAAGCAATTCTCCCTAACGAAGACCATTCTGCCAGGGGATACGTCCCAGATGGATCCTTACGATGTGGATACCTTGCGATATGCAGTGCGCTCCAGTGCCGGATCGGGTTACCTGTTTCTAAATAATTTCCAAGATCATGTCGAAAATGACGACCTGTGCGATTTTAAGGTAAGCATTGAGCTGCCAGAGGAAACGATTGTCATACCTAGTCAAGGGGAGCTGGCGTTAGGACGTGAAAGTTTCGCCATATTGCCATTTAATCTCGATCTGGATGGAATGAAGCTCAAATATGCAACGGCACAGCTGATAACAAGGATAGAAGAGGCTGGAGAAGTATATTATTTTTTCTTTGTACCGGAGGGCATGACAGGAACTTATGCAATGGAGTCAAAAGATATGATCAGTGCCACCATCGACAAAGGTTCGATAGACCAAATGGATGGGAACACGATCATTAAGGTTGCTGAAGAGGAAGATAATCTCATCCACCTGGTATCTGAAAGTGGCAAAAAAGTTACCATTTACACGATGACTGATGAACAAAGTCTAAAATTTTGGAAGGTAAACTTGCAAGGCCGGGACAGAGTTATGTTGACAAGTGCCAATGTGCTTGTATCTGGAGCTGAGATCAGGCTGGAGTCAACAGACCAGGAAATGGTAAGCCTGAGTGTATTCCCGGATTTTGACGCCTCAATCACATCCATTTCTGGTGGAGAGCTGCTTGAAATAACAGAAAACAATTTATTCAAAACGTATCGTTTAAGGGCTCCTAAGAAAGAAATCCAGTTCTATTTGAAAAGGGTTAATGACGATAAACTTACTCTTGATTTCGAAATAAATGCCTTTGACGGAATCAAGGAGGCTCTACTGCGTATCGATTATACTGGAGATATTGGTTATGCTTTTATTGATGGCGAACTGATTCACGATAACTTCTGCAACCATACGACCTGGGAAATGGGTTTGAAACCATTTGAACATCGGCTCATGGAGCAAGGAATGTATGTATATGTTTCCCCCATTCGAAAAGGCAAGGTTCTCAACAGCAATACGACCATGGCTGGCTGGAAAGAGACGACGGAGGAACGAATCGTGGACATCGGCTCGGTCAGCATTGTACCTGTGTATGAGATCAAAATCACCATGTAA
- a CDS encoding cellulase-like family protein, whose translation MSNLLKKVPRKLTITMWDFSWYTMTQEGEPYSDLEARFKEAVERGYNTIRICAMPFMLFTADGKRPGPLKFASLGEVGQRTRWYNCRGGAVLDGHAHLLELFRQAKAHNCYIMLSSWEYQQSPSFLAFAELRDELAAIPPKERFMAIARSMDQLIRFVTAEGYRNQIIYTELHNEVEFGQLNAVATSQGIAETNVPATIEAMQPYVEEAVGYLRQCHPDMMMTASYTLNEAYPKAYVARNMQVAHFHLYIKGVLNELMEAAGLYDELSPFPNPFVQSLLREDAPPFAEWTLPPEQNWRMEGNPVGMRLIYLHDWVDTNQWDLFLYDRYGDHKMAMLQKADSRLEEIHEWTRHSGIPIVIGEGYVGYTPLYAQFEEGPVGKFIAEYVLRKGMALGFWGMTLCSNCAPHHPFWNDVAWQRKWNQFILNSI comes from the coding sequence TTGAGTAATCTCTTGAAAAAGGTACCACGCAAATTGACGATCACAATGTGGGATTTCTCTTGGTATACAATGACACAGGAAGGTGAGCCCTATAGCGATCTTGAAGCCCGTTTTAAAGAAGCGGTCGAAAGAGGCTACAATACGATCCGAATATGTGCTATGCCATTCATGTTGTTTACGGCGGATGGCAAACGCCCCGGACCCTTAAAGTTTGCGAGCCTTGGGGAAGTAGGTCAGCGTACACGCTGGTATAACTGTCGCGGCGGTGCAGTGCTGGATGGGCATGCTCATTTGCTTGAACTGTTTAGACAAGCAAAGGCTCATAACTGTTACATTATGTTATCCTCTTGGGAATATCAGCAGAGTCCCAGCTTCCTGGCTTTTGCTGAGCTTAGAGATGAATTAGCTGCAATTCCTCCTAAGGAAAGATTTATGGCCATCGCAAGGTCGATGGATCAGTTGATTCGTTTCGTTACAGCAGAAGGCTATAGGAACCAGATTATCTATACAGAGTTGCATAACGAAGTGGAGTTTGGACAGTTAAACGCCGTCGCAACGTCTCAAGGCATTGCGGAAACGAATGTACCAGCCACTATTGAAGCCATGCAGCCCTATGTAGAAGAAGCTGTTGGATATCTTCGCCAATGTCATCCCGATATGATGATGACGGCCAGCTATACGTTAAATGAAGCCTACCCTAAGGCTTACGTCGCGCGTAATATGCAGGTTGCCCATTTTCATCTTTATATTAAAGGGGTGCTCAATGAGCTTATGGAAGCGGCAGGGCTTTATGATGAGTTGTCGCCGTTCCCCAATCCATTCGTACAATCCCTATTAAGAGAAGACGCTCCTCCATTTGCAGAGTGGACCCTGCCTCCAGAGCAGAATTGGCGAATGGAAGGCAATCCGGTTGGCATGAGGCTTATTTATTTGCACGACTGGGTGGATACCAATCAATGGGATTTATTTTTGTATGATCGGTATGGAGACCATAAAATGGCCATGTTGCAGAAGGCGGACTCCCGATTGGAAGAAATTCATGAATGGACCCGTCATTCCGGCATTCCAATTGTCATAGGAGAAGGCTATGTAGGCTACACGCCGCTGTATGCCCAATTTGAAGAAGGTCCCGTCGGTAAATTTATCGCTGAATATGTGTTGCGAAAAGGAATGGCACTTGGGTTCTGGGGAATGACCCTCTGCTCCAACTGTGCTCCGCATCATCCGTTCTGGAATGATGTAGCCTGGCAGCGCAAGTGGAATCAATTTATCCTGAATTCAATATGA
- a CDS encoding Nif3-like dinuclear metal center hexameric protein codes for MTMTMGQIVNHLTKGISTPNTTVDLLNPGHVDTEVQGIVTAFSASQYVIEQAISLGANFIITHEGIFYSHQGMQECLRHDPVFLQKSRLIADSGLGIYRFHDTIHRYQPDGVMIGLLQALDWHTYVVEQQATAAILTIPAMEVKEVAEYIKAKLHIRYVRVAGELSMPCERVGILVGYRGGGELAIPLFLNENVDLIIAGEGPEWETPEYVKDAVYQGRSKALIMLGHAESEAPGMKYLADVLSAQFPMIPIHFVEDRPVFQIL; via the coding sequence ATGACCATGACTATGGGGCAGATTGTGAACCATCTGACCAAGGGAATAAGCACACCTAACACGACCGTAGATCTGCTTAATCCAGGGCATGTGGATACTGAGGTGCAAGGAATTGTAACCGCTTTCTCAGCGTCGCAGTATGTGATAGAGCAAGCTATTTCTCTAGGCGCAAATTTTATCATTACGCATGAAGGCATTTTTTATAGTCATCAGGGGATGCAGGAATGTTTACGACATGACCCCGTTTTTTTGCAAAAATCTCGCCTGATTGCCGACTCGGGTCTAGGTATTTATCGTTTTCATGACACCATACACCGTTATCAACCGGATGGAGTGATGATTGGACTTCTCCAGGCACTTGATTGGCACACCTACGTTGTGGAACAGCAGGCGACGGCCGCCATTTTGACGATTCCGGCGATGGAAGTTAAGGAGGTCGCCGAATATATCAAGGCCAAGCTTCATATTCGTTATGTACGGGTAGCTGGCGAGCTTTCCATGCCATGTGAACGAGTGGGAATCTTAGTAGGATACAGGGGAGGTGGTGAACTAGCCATTCCATTATTTCTAAATGAAAATGTGGATTTGATCATTGCTGGTGAAGGACCAGAATGGGAAACACCAGAATATGTGAAAGACGCTGTCTATCAGGGCAGAAGTAAAGCCCTTATTATGCTGGGACATGCTGAAAGCGAAGCACCTGGTATGAAATATCTTGCTGATGTACTTTCCGCCCAATTTCCAATGATTCCCATACACTTTGTTGAAGATCGTCCGGTGTTTCAAATATTGTAA
- a CDS encoding bile acid:sodium symporter family protein — protein sequence MLRTLNRRLNTAMPLITPTSILIGVLIGTSLSEYTELSPWLFAFMTFAGSISMGFKDFVHVIKHPGPLIACLFILHLAMPLLAMMLGHLAFGDDPYTITGLILGAAIPTGISSFVWVNIYKGNTALTLAIILIDTILAPFAVPGIMSLLVGADVQLDTWAMMQSLFWMIVVPSLIGMVLNEWTKGKIKQVWGPRLGPFSKLAMALVVMINGSVIAPYLVDFNLKLVGVCLSIIILASTGYAIGYLISGLMRWNNADRTALVFNGGMRNISAGAVLAITYFPAPVALPVVLGMIFQQSTASLVGFLLSRRDRGKTKEKHSTASAS from the coding sequence ATGCTCCGAACGTTGAATCGAAGACTAAATACAGCTATGCCGCTAATCACGCCTACCAGCATACTAATTGGCGTCCTGATCGGTACGTCGTTGTCGGAATACACCGAACTCTCTCCCTGGCTGTTTGCGTTCATGACCTTCGCGGGCAGCATCAGCATGGGTTTCAAGGATTTTGTCCATGTGATAAAGCATCCCGGTCCGCTGATCGCCTGTCTGTTTATTCTTCACCTGGCCATGCCACTTCTCGCCATGATGCTTGGGCATCTGGCTTTCGGCGACGATCCTTATACGATTACCGGGCTTATTCTTGGCGCGGCTATCCCTACGGGCATTTCCAGCTTCGTGTGGGTCAACATCTACAAAGGCAATACGGCGCTGACATTGGCTATTATTCTGATCGATACGATTTTGGCTCCATTCGCCGTACCTGGCATTATGTCCCTGCTGGTCGGAGCGGATGTACAGCTTGACACCTGGGCGATGATGCAAAGCCTGTTTTGGATGATTGTCGTTCCTTCGCTAATCGGCATGGTTTTGAACGAATGGACCAAAGGGAAGATCAAGCAGGTGTGGGGACCTCGGCTGGGTCCGTTCTCCAAGCTGGCCATGGCTCTTGTCGTGATGATTAACGGATCTGTAATCGCGCCTTATCTGGTCGATTTTAATCTTAAGCTTGTCGGAGTATGCCTATCCATAATCATCCTTGCTTCCACCGGATATGCGATCGGTTATCTGATCTCAGGGCTGATGCGGTGGAATAATGCAGATCGTACGGCGCTTGTCTTTAACGGCGGCATGCGCAATATCAGTGCGGGAGCCGTGCTTGCCATCACCTACTTCCCGGCCCCGGTAGCGCTGCCTGTTGTACTCGGAATGATTTTCCAGCAATCTACGGCGTCTCTGGTTGGATTTCTGCTAAGTCGTCGCGACCGTGGCAAGACCAAGGAGAAGCACAGCACAGCCTCTGCTTCTTAA